The Nitriliruptor alkaliphilus DSM 45188 genome includes a region encoding these proteins:
- a CDS encoding glycerate kinase — MKVVLAPDAFKGSASAPRVAAALGAGWREVRPHDEVIEAPLADGGEGTAEVLGVVLPGARYHHAEVVDPVGRPHLALWAELPDGTAVIDLAAACGLPLLDRLDPLGSHTFGLGQLLGEALDHGATRLLVGLGGSASTDGGCGALAALGARFLDADGAPLSLGGAALRGLSELDLSDLRPPPVGGVQLLSDVRAPLLGDGGSAAVFGPQKGAEAQQIAVLEAGLGRLLDVASVSSPRSKEVAQLPGAGAGGGTGFGLAALWSGELLPGASTVADLVGLDAMLAGADVVVTGEGAFDVTSTTGKVVGSLLDRVPAHVEVALVAGRIDGVVPGRVSDHVELIGLAGTEVAATTGAEAWIVEAGRALASHLGVVSPGARRR; from the coding sequence GTGAAGGTCGTGCTGGCACCGGACGCGTTCAAGGGGAGCGCGTCGGCGCCTCGCGTTGCTGCGGCGCTCGGCGCCGGTTGGCGGGAGGTCCGGCCCCACGACGAGGTGATCGAGGCGCCGTTGGCGGACGGCGGTGAGGGCACCGCGGAGGTCCTCGGCGTGGTGCTACCGGGCGCCCGCTACCACCACGCCGAGGTGGTCGACCCGGTCGGCCGGCCCCACCTCGCGCTCTGGGCTGAGCTCCCCGATGGCACGGCGGTCATCGATCTGGCGGCCGCCTGTGGCCTGCCGCTGCTCGACCGCCTCGACCCGCTCGGATCGCACACCTTCGGCCTCGGCCAGTTGCTCGGGGAGGCACTCGACCACGGTGCCACGCGGCTGCTCGTCGGCCTCGGAGGGTCGGCGTCGACCGACGGTGGCTGCGGCGCGCTGGCGGCTCTCGGTGCCCGGTTCCTGGATGCTGACGGCGCCCCGTTGTCGTTGGGGGGCGCGGCGTTGCGCGGTCTGTCCGAGCTCGATCTGAGCGATCTGCGTCCCCCGCCGGTTGGTGGGGTTCAGCTCCTCAGCGACGTCCGCGCACCCCTCCTCGGCGACGGTGGTTCCGCCGCCGTGTTCGGACCGCAGAAGGGTGCCGAGGCCCAGCAGATCGCCGTTCTGGAGGCCGGCCTCGGTCGGCTGCTCGACGTGGCGAGCGTCTCCTCGCCACGGAGCAAGGAGGTGGCGCAGCTGCCTGGTGCCGGCGCCGGCGGCGGTACCGGCTTCGGACTGGCCGCGCTCTGGTCGGGGGAGCTGCTCCCCGGCGCCAGCACCGTGGCCGACCTCGTCGGCCTCGACGCCATGCTCGCCGGTGCGGATGTGGTGGTCACCGGCGAGGGGGCCTTCGACGTGACCTCGACCACCGGCAAGGTGGTCGGATCCCTCCTCGATCGGGTACCGGCACACGTCGAGGTCGCCCTGGTCGCCGGCCGGATCGATGGGGTGGTGCCCGGCCGGGTCAGCGATCACGTGGAGCTGATCGGCCTGGCTGGGACCGAGGTCGCTGCCACCACCGGCGCCGAGGCGTGGATCGTCGAAGCCGGACGCGCACTCGCCTCGCATCTCGGGGTCGTCTCGCCGGGGGCACGTCGGCGGTGA